One window of the Cryptomeria japonica chromosome 7, Sugi_1.0, whole genome shotgun sequence genome contains the following:
- the LOC131041467 gene encoding transcription repressor MYB5, giving the protein MGRTPCCAKEGLNRGPWTPDEDLRLSNYVETHGEGGWRTLPKKAGLLRCGKSCRLRWMNYLRPDVKRGKILPDEEDLILRLHRLLGNRWSLIAGRMPGRTDNEVKNYWNTHLSKKLITQGIDPRTHKPLSVKDNLCDGTSDENDNPDSPVQSTSPVNENTSVPATATENEGKSPAHTVNDINSEASCVPLSPALDFSIDNQYPLLLTLVNSGDLGTPFEQNEENLGSNQATLAPFLNCNSGTAHHQRTEDFNLDVRRQWSSSQASVPEDLSFQGCGIVPTSYNKLSNTNCSHTAFNFSYPSTASCMGSGFGDCNLNMFSSIMESYANEEWAHVTCAQNPANLSYDLPSLLSPPSAQFHPSK; this is encoded by the exons ATGGGACGAACGCCTTGCTGTGCCAAAGAGGGTCTGAACAGAGGTCCATGGACGCCTGACGAAGATCTTCGTCTATCAAATTATGTTGAAACCCATGGCGAGGGTGGCTGGAGAACCCTCCCTAAGAAAGCAG GCCTGCTCCGGTGTGGGAAGAGTTGCAGGTTGAGGTGGATGAATTATCTTCGACCTGATGTTAAAAGAGGGAAGATTCTGCCTGACGAAGAAGATTTAATACTTCGATTGCACCGTCTTCTGGGAAACAG ATGGTCTTTGATAGCAGGTCGAATGCCCGGCAGAACTGATAACGAGGTGAAGAACTATTGGAACACCCATCTCAGCAAAAAGCTTATCACCCAGGGCATAGATCCCAGGACTCACAAACCGCTCTCTGTAAAGGACAATCTCTGTGATGGTACCTCGGATGAGAATGATAACCCAGATTCCCCAGTTCAGAGCACGAGTCCTGTGAATGAAAATACCAGTGTTCCTGCAActgcaactgagaatgaaggcaaaTCACCTGCTCATACTGTTAATGATATCAACTCTGAAGCTTCCTGTGTTCCTCTATCTCCTGCCCTTGATTTCTCCATTGATAACCAATATCCTCTTCTTCTCACCCTTGTGAATTCAGGAGATCTGGGCACACCCTTTGAACAGAATGAAGAAAATTTAGGAAGCAACCAAGCAACCCTTGCGCCCTTCCTTAACTGTAATTCTGGGACTGCCCATCATCAAAGGACAGAGGATTTCAATTTGGATGTAAGAAGACAGTGGAGCTCAAGTCAGGCTTCTGTACCTGAGGATTTATCATTTCAGGGATGTGGAATAGTACCCACATCCTACAATAAATTGAGCAATACAAATTGTTCCCATACAGCTTTTAATTTTTCTTATCCCAGTACTGCAAGCTGTATGGGCTCAGGTTTTGGTGATTGCAATTTAAATATGTTTTCTTCTATCATGGAATCTTATGCCAATGAGGAATGGGCGCATGTTACTTGTGCACAGAACCCAGCCAATCTTAGCTATGACTTGCCATCTCTGCTTTCTCCTCCATCTGCTCAATTTCATCCCTCTAAATGA